Genomic segment of Benincasa hispida cultivar B227 chromosome 1, ASM972705v1, whole genome shotgun sequence:
TCCGCATGAGTTCACAAGCCACATCTCCGAACTCAAGAACACCGCCATCGGAGCACCTCGAAAGCATCCGATTCGCTTCTTCTTTCGTCAATTTCACCGTAATTCTCACTACTTTCTTCTCTGTTTCCTCCTCTGTACTCCGCTCCTCTTTGTCAGTAATGGCTATTATCACCGGTTCCGTATCGGCAAACCTCACTCTCTTCTTCACTTTCTTAATCTCCGGCTGCGGCTGCGACGAAGACGGCGGCGGCGACTGCTTCTTCTTGCTCAGATCGTCTCTATATACATAAGTGGTCTTCTTCGTTCGTCTGCAGCGATTACTGATTTCAACCGCTTGCAGCTTTTTGTTCAAGCTTAAAATGAAGTTGCTGATCATGGTTTTTCAGATCtaatagagaaagaaagagagatgagaCTATGGAGGGAGATTGTGCGATGAAAACAGAGAGGGGAAAATGAACTATTTATAGAGGAGGAAGATGCTTGAAAATTCAAAGCCATGTTATTTACCAATTGAATGAAATTAAGACCGGTAagtatttcctttttctttttctctttctttttttatttttggtttttgaaaattaagtcctatttttgttttgtttttttttaatttcttaccttgatttgtatatttatcaagtaaaaatttaaattttaagtgaactttaaaaaagaaaaatatttttataaaaattagttttttaaatttggtttaataATTTGGTggttgaaaattaagcttatatatAAATGcttatttaatttctaaatttttttactttgttATCTACTATCTACtgatgttttcaaaaaccaaacaagttttgaaattatgaaaaccatgtttttaaaaaattgtttttgtttttgtttttttaaattgatttaagaaTTCAATAAAAgcaaaatcaaaaccaaattgagaggaaataggg
This window contains:
- the LOC120092170 gene encoding uncharacterized protein LOC120092170, yielding MISNFILSLNKKLQAVEISNRCRRTKKTTYVYRDDLSKKKQSPPPSSSQPQPEIKKVKKRVRFADTEPVIIAITDKEERSTEEETEKKVVRITVKLTKEEANRMLSRCSDGGVLEFGDVACELMRIPATRVSSSMVAN